GAATCCTGCGGATGAGAAGGCTACCATCCGCCATGCATTCAACCAGCTTCAGACCTACAAGAACGACATACCCGCCCTCTTCATCTATAACGAGTTGCTTGTCATTTCAGACGGTCTGGAGGCCCGCGGTGGGACGCTCACAAGCGGCTGGGACCGTTTCATGCCATGGCGCACAATTGACGGCAAAGAAGTCGCCCCGCGAGGCTCTGTGGAACTTGAAGTGCTACTCAAGGGGGTTTTTGAAAAGCGGCGATTTCTCGACCTTGTATTGAATTTTGTCGTGTTCGACGATGATGGAGTCGTGGTTGCCAAAAAAGCGGCGGCCTATCATCAATTCTATGCGGTTAACAAAGCGGTTGAATGTACCCTGTCGGCATGCGGTATTGATGCAGACCCCGGTATGCTGTATGCCCGTTTCCCGGGGCTTGACGAGCACAACCCTTTTGAAGTGCGGGAGCCGCAGGCCGCTTATGGCACTGGCACCGATCACTTCGGTGGTCACCGTATCGGAGTGATCTGGCATACCCAGGGAAGCGGTAAGAGCCTTTTGATGGCGTTTTTCGCCGGTAAGATCATCCGTCATCCGGCCATGGAAAACCCAACATTGCTGATGATAACCGACCGGAACGACCTGGACGATCAGCTCTTTGGCACGTTTTCATCCTGCCGTGACCTTCTTCGTCAAACACCCATTCAGGCAGAAAGCCGGGAACATTTGAAGGAGCTGCTTCAAGTTGCTTCGGGTGGGGTGATTTTCACGACGATTCAGAAATTCCTGCCTGACGAGAAGGGCCAGCAATACCCCGAACTATCCTCTCGCAGAAATATCGTGGTCATTGCCGACGAAGCGCACCGCAGTCAGTATGACTTCATCGACGGATTTGCTCGTCACATGCACGACGCTCTGCCAAATGCGTCCTTTATTGGATTTACAGGTACGCCCATCGAACGTGACGACAGAAGCACGCCGGCCGTCTTCGGCGACTACATCGATAAATACGACATCCTGCGGGCGGTCGAGGATGGCGCCACCGTTCCCATATTTTACGAAGGTAGGCTGGCAAAGATCGACTTGCGGGAAGAGGAAAAACCGACAATCGATCCGGAGTTTGAAGAGATCACCGAGGGGGAGGAAGAGACCTACAAGCAGAAGCTGCGCACCAAGTGGGCCGCTCTTGAAGCTATGGTCGGCACGGAAAAGCGAATCTCGATTGTGGCGGAGGACCTCGTTCACCATTTTGATGATCGCTTGCTGGCATTAGACGGCAAGGCGATGGTCGTTTGCATGAGTCGTCGAATCTGTGTGGATATGTACAACGCCATCGTGAAGCTGCGGCCGGATTGGCATAGCGAGGATGACGACAAGGGCGTGCTGAAGATTGTCATGTCCGGTTCCGCATCGGATCGTGCCGAGTGGCAGCCCCATATTCGCAGTAAGCCGCGACGTGAGGCCCTGGCCAAGAGGTTCAAAGACCCGAGCGATCCGATGAAGGTGGTGATCGTGCGGGATATGTGGTTGACGGGGTTTGATTGCCCGTCGCTTCATACGATGTACGTAGACAAGCCGATGCGGGGGCACGGCCTGATGCAGGCGATAGCCCGTGTTAACCGCGTGTTCAAAGATAAGCCGGGCGGATTGGTCGTTGACTACCTCGGCCTTGTGGACCAGCTGAAAAGAGCCCTTGCGGACTACACCGAAGCGGGGGGCCGCGGGAAGGCAGCCATGAACCATGAAGTAGCCGTTGCGGTAATGTTGGAGAAGTTCGATATTGTCGTCTCCATGTTCCACGGTTTCAATTACACTTCTCTTCTCAGAGCAGAACCGGCAAAGCGTATCGGCGGCATTGCGGCTGCCATGGAACACATTCTTCAGTTGGAGGATGGCAAGAATCGCTATCTGGCAGAGGTGACTGCTCTGTCCAAGGCTTTTGCTCTTGCTGTTCCGCATGAGGAAGCTATTAAGATTCGTGATGAAGTGGGATTTTTCCAAGAGGTCCGAGCTGGGCTGGCTAAAGCAACGGTTGAAGGCGAAGGCAAGAGTCCCGAAGAGATGGATACCGCGATTCGCCAGCTGGTATCGCGCGCCGTAGCCTCAGAAGAGGTCATCGACATTTTCGCTACGGCGGGATTAAAGAAACCGGATATCTCGATTCTCTCAGACGACTTCCTCCAAGAAGTGCGGCAGCTTCCTCACCGGAACCTTGCGGTGGAATTGCTGAGAAAACTCTTGAACGATGAGATCAAGACAAGCTCCCGCAAAAACGTAGTACAGGCACGATCTTTTGCAGAGATGCTTGAAAAGGCCATACGAAAATACCAGAACCGGGCGATTGAAACCGCGCAGGTCATCGAGGAACTGATCAAATTGGCCAAGGAAATGCGCGAGGCTCAGCAGCGTGGCGAAAACCTTGGCATGAACGATGACGAAATCGCCTTCTACGATGCGCTTGAGGTTAACGACAGTGCGGTGAAGGTTTTGGGTGATAAAATGCTGAAGACGATTGCGCACGAACTGGTTGAAGCGGTTAGGCGGAGCGTGAGCATAGACTGGACTGTTCGTGAAAATGCCCGTGCCCAGATACGGGTGATTGTGAAACGGATTCTGCGCAAATACGGTTATCCGCCCGACAAACAGGAAAAAGCAACTCAAACCGTTCTGGAGCAGGCGGAGGTCGTTTGCCGAGAGTGGGCTGAAAAGGTATAGGAGCACCTAACAAATCGATGCACTTGACAGCTATTTCACTGGAATTTTTGCGACAAGTGAGCTTTAGTGATATGCACATAGAAGAAAGTCTTTTGTGGCAGACGCGATTTTCAACAGTTAGCAATATAAAGTCTACACATTACCTATTACCTGGTTCATTAGGAGCATCTCTGGAATGTTCTTGCCTGAGAAATGAAGTGAAATTTTGAAGTCACGGGATTTATTGCTAAAGTAGCTTGTTGCATCTAGAAGATGGTTGAAGAATGTTATTAGTTTAGCAGAATTGGATAGTATCAGTCACTATTAATTGGTTGTTGCGTCCTAGAGTGTCACAAACCGGGCAACATATGTGAATGGTTTCATCATTGTTTAAGAAATACCGGAGCTGGGACTCCGGACCTCAAGAACGAGTTTCGTGCAAACAAAGCTGTTCTACAAGTGTACTGGATATCCTTCTCCAAATCACTCCCTTTCCACACACTTCTCAAAGACTCAAATTAATCTAACCTGCATGAAACTACTGAATAGGGAGTGGTTAGTAAGTGTACATCAAGCCCCGAGAACCCGAAGAAAATGAGAGCATAGCATGTCATTATCAGTCTTTCATACCTGGCTCTCTAGTCTGCAGAGCAGCAAGACCGAAAGGAAAAGACAGTACAAATGAAGTGAGCCCATCAATTTGTGCTGAATGCCCCGTTGGAAAAATATTCAGAGAAATAGGTTGTGACTCTGTTTCCCCTAGAATACGTATACTTGACTTCGGTGAAGATTCTTTCGCAGAAGTCGACGCTCTCTTTTGTTTAAAGAGAAACAGAGATACCACAATCGAGTACTGCAGGGAATGCACTCTAGTCATTGCCGAAACTACTCGCCAGATAGTAAATACCTCTCGATCTTTGTTTGAGAGGTATGAGTTCTATTCCGCCTTCAAGTTCCTTGAGAAGGCAAGAAAGGAAATTCGTGACGGAGATTTGGAAGGTGTTATTACTTCGAGTATAGCCATCTTCGAATCGGTAATGAAGTCCTGTCATGAAAAGAAAGGCGTTCCTCTTCCAGATTCCAAACAAGTCACTGGTCTGT
The nucleotide sequence above comes from Mesotoga sp. BH458_6_3_2_1. Encoded proteins:
- a CDS encoding type I restriction endonuclease subunit R — encoded protein: MRKYLDEAQVEILTINYLRDIGYDYVFGPDISPDGPACERNDYDQVILVGRLQTALENINPNIPPDAIEEAVRKIARTDSPSLIENNRRFHRMLTDGVDVSYMKDGREVHDKVWLLDLEDLENNDWLAVNQFTVIEDRRCRRPDIVVFVNGLPLCVIELKNPADEKATIRHAFNQLQTYKNDIPALFIYNELLVISDGLEARGGTLTSGWDRFMPWRTIDGKEVAPRGSVELEVLLKGVFEKRRFLDLVLNFVVFDDDGVVVAKKAAAYHQFYAVNKAVECTLSACGIDADPGMLYARFPGLDEHNPFEVREPQAAYGTGTDHFGGHRIGVIWHTQGSGKSLLMAFFAGKIIRHPAMENPTLLMITDRNDLDDQLFGTFSSCRDLLRQTPIQAESREHLKELLQVASGGVIFTTIQKFLPDEKGQQYPELSSRRNIVVIADEAHRSQYDFIDGFARHMHDALPNASFIGFTGTPIERDDRSTPAVFGDYIDKYDILRAVEDGATVPIFYEGRLAKIDLREEEKPTIDPEFEEITEGEEETYKQKLRTKWAALEAMVGTEKRISIVAEDLVHHFDDRLLALDGKAMVVCMSRRICVDMYNAIVKLRPDWHSEDDDKGVLKIVMSGSASDRAEWQPHIRSKPRREALAKRFKDPSDPMKVVIVRDMWLTGFDCPSLHTMYVDKPMRGHGLMQAIARVNRVFKDKPGGLVVDYLGLVDQLKRALADYTEAGGRGKAAMNHEVAVAVMLEKFDIVVSMFHGFNYTSLLRAEPAKRIGGIAAAMEHILQLEDGKNRYLAEVTALSKAFALAVPHEEAIKIRDEVGFFQEVRAGLAKATVEGEGKSPEEMDTAIRQLVSRAVASEEVIDIFATAGLKKPDISILSDDFLQEVRQLPHRNLAVELLRKLLNDEIKTSSRKNVVQARSFAEMLEKAIRKYQNRAIETAQVIEELIKLAKEMREAQQRGENLGMNDDEIAFYDALEVNDSAVKVLGDKMLKTIAHELVEAVRRSVSIDWTVRENARAQIRVIVKRILRKYGYPPDKQEKATQTVLEQAEVVCREWAEKV
- a CDS encoding abortive infection family protein is translated as MYIKPREPEENESIACHYQSFIPGSLVCRAARPKGKDSTNEVSPSICAECPVGKIFREIGCDSVSPRIRILDFGEDSFAEVDALFCLKRNRDTTIEYCRECTLVIAETTRQIVNTSRSLFERYEFYSAFKFLEKARKEIRDGDLEGVITSSIAIFESVMKSCHEKKGVPLPDSKQVTGLWKSTRKILDLDESGGQGKILDLLNALYGVVSGLGRLRNELGDAHGKGESLPVVTEMMAELSLNTAATLATAVIRRYAELKEDKE